One window of the Bradyrhizobium sp. NP1 genome contains the following:
- a CDS encoding universal stress protein, translated as MFKSILVPIDLADTDLAKPAIATAATLANTWNGSVRLLNVLPMTPVMLAEYVPADFDTQQRDTSEEALSIVARESGIEASRISGVVRQGGIYHEILEEAASMKADLIVMTSHRPAMRTYFLGSNAGHVVRYAKCSVLVVRH; from the coding sequence ATGTTCAAATCAATTCTCGTGCCGATCGATCTGGCTGACACCGATCTGGCGAAACCCGCAATCGCAACCGCAGCCACACTCGCCAACACCTGGAACGGCTCGGTCCGTCTGCTCAACGTGCTGCCGATGACGCCGGTGATGCTCGCCGAATATGTTCCGGCGGATTTCGACACCCAGCAGCGCGACACGTCGGAAGAAGCGCTTTCGATCGTGGCGCGGGAATCCGGCATCGAGGCTTCCAGGATATCGGGCGTGGTGCGCCAGGGCGGCATCTATCACGAGATCCTGGAAGAAGCCGCGTCGATGAAGGCCGACCTGATCGTGATGACCTCGCACCGGCCGGCGATGCGGACCTATTTCCTCGGCTCCAACGCCGGCCACGTCGTGCGCTATGCCAAATGCTCGGTGCTGGTGGTGCGGCACTAA
- a CDS encoding DUF1801 domain-containing protein, whose amino-acid sequence MKRATATVKKTKSTAKEEAGGESASLLIDARIKELGDWRGKMLSRLRTLIREADPDVVEEWKWRGVPVWSHAGIICTGETYKNVVKMTFAKGAALEDPSGLFNSSLEGNTRRAIDFQEGARIDEKALKALIRAAVTLNESKGKR is encoded by the coding sequence ATGAAGAGAGCGACGGCAACCGTGAAGAAGACGAAGAGCACCGCCAAGGAGGAGGCCGGAGGGGAGTCTGCATCTCTCCTGATCGACGCGAGAATCAAGGAGCTGGGCGACTGGCGGGGCAAGATGCTCAGCCGGCTCCGCACCTTGATCAGGGAAGCCGACCCTGACGTCGTCGAGGAGTGGAAGTGGAGGGGGGTTCCAGTGTGGTCGCACGCCGGAATCATCTGTACCGGCGAGACTTACAAGAACGTCGTGAAGATGACGTTCGCCAAGGGCGCCGCGCTGGAGGACCCTTCAGGGCTCTTCAACTCCAGCCTCGAAGGCAACACCAGGCGCGCCATCGATTTTCAGGAGGGCGCCAGGATCGATGAAAAGGCGTTGAAGGCGCTCATTCGCGCCGCCGTCACCCTGAACGAGTCCAAGGGCAAACGCTGA
- a CDS encoding SRPBCC domain-containing protein, with protein MNNATAETLSVIVEREIPFPPEKIWRALTQPHLMEEWLMKNDFAPVVGHRFNLRGDWGGVLDCEVLAIEPQRTLAYTWNFAHDDAAYNLQSVVTFTLTPTRSGTHLRVEQAGFRPDQKQAYGGARLGWQQFFTKLEQVMARAD; from the coding sequence ATGAACAACGCCACGGCCGAAACGCTTTCCGTGATTGTCGAACGGGAAATCCCTTTTCCGCCGGAGAAGATCTGGCGCGCGCTGACGCAACCGCACCTGATGGAGGAGTGGCTGATGAAGAATGACTTCGCGCCCGTCGTGGGGCACCGCTTCAATCTTCGCGGCGACTGGGGCGGCGTGCTGGACTGCGAGGTGCTCGCCATCGAGCCGCAGCGTACGCTGGCCTACACCTGGAATTTTGCCCACGACGACGCGGCCTACAACCTGCAAAGCGTGGTGACCTTCACGCTCACGCCAACGCGCAGCGGCACCCATCTGCGCGTCGAGCAGGCGGGCTTCCGGCCGGATCAGAAGCAGGCCTACGGCGGCGCCAGGCTGGGGTGGCAGCAGTTCTTCACGAAGCTGGAGCAGGTCATGGCGCGGGCGGACTGA
- a CDS encoding metalloregulator ArsR/SmtB family transcription factor, whose amino-acid sequence MPDAHDVLFRTLADPTRRAIFERLCRDGEQTVGALTARAGVSQPAVSKHLGLLKQAGLVRDRHEGRQTHYSAQLGALAPLIDWTSRMAGFWESRFDDLEDLLKRMDQ is encoded by the coding sequence ATGCCTGATGCCCACGATGTGCTGTTCAGAACGCTCGCCGATCCAACGCGGCGGGCGATCTTCGAGCGATTGTGCCGCGACGGAGAGCAGACGGTGGGGGCCCTGACGGCCCGGGCCGGGGTGTCGCAGCCCGCCGTTTCGAAGCATCTCGGCCTCCTGAAGCAGGCCGGGCTGGTGCGCGACCGCCATGAAGGCCGCCAGACGCACTATAGCGCGCAGCTCGGCGCCCTGGCGCCGCTGATCGACTGGACAAGCCGGATGGCGGGGTTCTGGGAAAGCCGGTTCGACGACCTCGAAGATCTGCTGAAAAGGATGGACCAATGA
- a CDS encoding DUF1127 domain-containing protein: MTTIFMPSDRSAARHSARQRSGWFARCVSRLAVHWMRREAIRALHRLDDRELRDIGLMRSQIEPAVKGEWHLRP; encoded by the coding sequence ATGACGACGATTTTCATGCCCAGCGATCGGTCTGCCGCCCGGCATTCGGCCCGCCAACGCTCCGGATGGTTTGCGCGATGCGTCAGCCGCCTCGCCGTGCACTGGATGCGCCGGGAGGCAATCAGGGCCCTGCATCGCCTAGATGACCGCGAGCTCCGCGACATCGGCCTGATGCGCAGCCAGATCGAGCCCGCCGTGAAGGGCGAATGGCATCTGCGCCCCTAA
- a CDS encoding PLP-dependent aminotransferase family protein, translating into MSRYEYLKLADAVAAEIAGGTLKPGDRLPPQRSFAYERNIAVSTASRVYTELLRRGLVVGEVGRGTFVSGEARRGVAAPSEPRGVRIDLEFNYPLLPVQAAMIARSLQGLQRPDALELALRPAASNGTAAARTVSAAYLARKGWSVDPEQIVFTANGRQSMAAALAALVPSGGRCGVEPLTYPFIKGIAARLGVTLVPLAMDEDGVRPDAVQKAHREARLSALYLQPILHNPLGITMPPARRAELLRVVEKLDLTIIEDAVYGFLEDEAPLAAQAPDRCVLIESLSKKVAPGLALGFIVCPPRLRESIMAAIRSGGWTTSGYALAAGQRLMDDGTAAELSRLKRIDAAERQQMAAERLAGFEIKANPKSYHLWLTLPPYWRSQTFVAAAARRDIALTPSTTFATSPGHAPNAVRLALAAPRLEQLDSGLRTLAGLLNAKEEDFDSTE; encoded by the coding sequence ATGTCGCGCTACGAATATCTGAAGCTGGCCGACGCCGTGGCCGCCGAGATCGCCGGCGGCACGTTGAAGCCCGGCGATCGCCTGCCGCCGCAGCGAAGCTTCGCCTATGAGCGCAACATCGCCGTCTCCACGGCGAGCCGGGTCTATACCGAGCTGTTGCGCCGCGGACTCGTGGTCGGCGAAGTCGGCCGCGGCACCTTCGTTTCCGGTGAAGCGCGGCGCGGCGTGGCCGCGCCTTCGGAGCCGCGCGGGGTACGCATCGACCTCGAATTCAACTACCCGCTGCTGCCGGTGCAGGCGGCGATGATTGCACGGAGCCTGCAAGGCCTGCAGCGGCCGGATGCGCTCGAGCTTGCCTTAAGGCCAGCCGCCAGCAACGGCACAGCGGCGGCGCGAACCGTGTCGGCGGCTTATCTCGCGCGCAAAGGCTGGTCGGTGGACCCGGAGCAAATCGTCTTCACCGCCAACGGCCGGCAGAGCATGGCGGCGGCGCTGGCCGCGCTGGTGCCATCAGGAGGGCGATGCGGCGTCGAGCCCCTCACCTATCCCTTCATCAAGGGGATTGCAGCCCGGCTCGGCGTGACGCTGGTGCCGCTTGCGATGGACGAGGACGGCGTGCGTCCCGATGCCGTTCAGAAGGCGCATCGCGAGGCACGGCTCTCCGCGCTCTATCTTCAGCCGATCCTGCACAATCCGCTCGGCATCACCATGCCGCCGGCACGCCGCGCCGAACTGCTGCGCGTCGTCGAGAAGCTCGACCTCACCATCATCGAGGACGCGGTCTACGGCTTTCTCGAGGACGAGGCGCCGCTCGCCGCGCAGGCGCCCGACCGGTGCGTCCTGATCGAGAGCCTGTCGAAGAAGGTCGCGCCCGGCCTCGCGCTCGGCTTCATCGTCTGTCCGCCGCGCCTGCGCGAAAGCATCATGGCCGCGATCCGCTCGGGCGGATGGACCACTTCCGGCTATGCGCTGGCGGCCGGGCAGCGGCTGATGGATGACGGCACGGCCGCCGAACTGTCGCGGCTCAAGCGCATCGACGCCGCGGAGCGCCAGCAGATGGCCGCGGAGCGCCTTGCCGGTTTCGAGATCAAGGCGAACCCGAAATCCTATCATCTGTGGCTGACCCTGCCGCCCTACTGGCGCTCGCAAACCTTCGTCGCCGCGGCGGCGCGGCGCGACATTGCGCTGACGCCTTCGACGACATTCGCGACAAGCCCGGGGCACGCGCCGAACGCCGTCCGCCTGGCGCTGGCCGCGCCGCGGCTCGAGCAGCTCGACAGCGGCCTGCGGACGCTGGCGGGACTGCTGAACGCAAAGGAGGAGGATTTCGACTCGACCGAATAG
- a CDS encoding YdcF family protein: protein MNDRRPSPAEIAEINAKHLVATELKPADLLFVFGTREDVAARVAAALELYRDGFFRWAIVSGGVTAGSELSECAIIKAAMVACGIPDAIILEEHRALNTGENVIFSLPVIDAALGLENIRSAICLGNSWTARRYPMTLQRHWPEVTKMLVTVDCFDVPRALWHTHPEFSRRMLAEWDKIEPYKAKGFIADWPV from the coding sequence ATGAACGATCGCAGGCCGAGCCCGGCGGAAATCGCCGAGATCAATGCGAAGCACCTGGTCGCGACCGAGCTCAAGCCTGCCGATCTGCTGTTCGTATTCGGCACGCGCGAGGACGTTGCCGCGCGCGTCGCAGCGGCGCTCGAGCTTTATCGCGACGGGTTTTTCCGCTGGGCGATCGTCAGCGGCGGCGTGACGGCCGGGTCGGAGCTTTCCGAATGCGCGATCATCAAGGCGGCGATGGTGGCGTGCGGCATTCCGGACGCGATCATCCTGGAGGAGCATCGCGCGCTCAACACCGGCGAGAACGTGATCTTCTCGCTGCCCGTCATCGATGCGGCGCTCGGGCTTGAAAATATCCGCAGCGCCATCTGCCTCGGCAACAGCTGGACCGCACGGCGCTATCCGATGACGCTGCAGCGGCACTGGCCCGAAGTGACCAAGATGCTGGTCACCGTCGACTGCTTCGACGTGCCACGCGCGCTTTGGCACACGCACCCCGAATTCTCCCGCCGCATGCTCGCCGAGTGGGACAAGATCGAGCCCTACAAGGCCAAGGGCTTCATCGCGGACTGGCCGGTCTAA
- a CDS encoding DUF1772 domain-containing protein → MAIGLLALMAAAIFTGAALYVSVVEQPARLVLDDRALLCEWKPSYHRGTAMQAPLALIGCALGVIAFWQLAHPGFLVGAVAMILPWPWTLIAIKPTNDALVATALGDAGAASRALIVKWGVLHRVRLALGAIAALAFFWACMAR, encoded by the coding sequence ATGGCGATCGGCTTGTTGGCGTTGATGGCGGCTGCGATCTTCACCGGCGCTGCGCTCTATGTGAGCGTGGTCGAGCAGCCCGCGCGGCTCGTGCTGGACGACCGCGCGCTGCTCTGCGAATGGAAACCGTCCTATCACCGCGGAACCGCGATGCAGGCCCCGCTGGCGCTGATCGGATGCGCGCTCGGCGTGATCGCCTTCTGGCAGCTCGCGCATCCCGGCTTTCTGGTCGGAGCCGTCGCGATGATCCTGCCGTGGCCATGGACGCTGATTGCCATCAAGCCCACCAATGACGCGCTGGTCGCGACCGCGCTCGGCGATGCCGGCGCCGCATCGCGCGCGCTGATCGTCAAATGGGGCGTGCTGCATCGCGTGCGCCTCGCGCTCGGCGCGATCGCGGCGCTCGCCTTCTTCTGGGCCTGCATGGCGCGCTAG
- a CDS encoding EAL domain-containing protein, producing MVQVFNCLAYEHDLRLVALGGAVCLLASAVAISLFHRARASQGSTRVMWVLLDAAVSGCGIWATHFIAMLAYDPGNGAGYSIRVTLLSLVFAILITTVGLAVALSNTASRVRAALGGAIMGLGVAAMHYTGMLALELPAHIDWSPATVIASVLLGCVFGAIALAVASGGDRFGRAAIAAVLLTVAIVSHHFTAMGAVTLVPDPTLEIDGLTISPAVLSFLVAGAAVVILVISLSAAVMDRRTKSVLRQQKILLDTALENMSQGLCMFDAEGRILLFNERCAALMGASVGGFKDRLLLDLLRHQKAAGLWEGDPEQFFATMLAEAHAGQTVTRIFSWKERSIRMVDQPMKGGGWVSTFEDITEWQRAQEQISHMARHDALTDLPNRTLFREELDRALHLVKRGDRLAVLCLDLDHFKEINDSLGHPIGDALLGEVAARLSGCLRENDTVARLGGDEFAIVQLCGGRESSEAAALAGRIVEVIAAPYEIGGHQIVIGVSVGISLAPDDGNNPDELLKNADLALYRAKADGRGTYRFFEAGMDARAQARRLLELDFRVALQRDEFEVYYQPIRDVATGDMVVFEALVRWNHAQRGQIAPSNFIPLAEETGLILQLGDWVLRTACHEAAGWSQEVGVAVNLSPVQFRNPNLVSSVMAVLDESGLPAQRLELEITESVLLQNSETTLAMLHELRANGVRISLDDFGTGYSSLSYLRSFPFDKIKIDRSFVNDLTSDSDSMAIVRAVTGLGKSLGITTTAEGVETAAQLELLRREGCTQAQGYLFSKPRPASEVEAMLSRSPVARQAGPEGTLRPHALRSAK from the coding sequence ATGGTTCAAGTGTTCAACTGTCTGGCCTACGAGCACGACCTGCGGCTGGTCGCGCTCGGCGGCGCGGTCTGCCTGCTGGCGAGCGCGGTGGCGATCAGCCTGTTTCACCGGGCGCGCGCGTCGCAGGGATCGACGCGCGTGATGTGGGTCCTGCTCGATGCCGCAGTCAGCGGCTGCGGGATCTGGGCGACCCATTTCATCGCCATGCTGGCCTATGATCCCGGCAACGGCGCCGGCTACTCGATCCGCGTCACCTTGCTGTCGCTGGTGTTCGCGATCCTGATCACCACGGTCGGTCTTGCCGTTGCCCTGTCGAACACGGCCTCGCGCGTCCGCGCCGCGCTCGGCGGCGCCATCATGGGTCTCGGCGTCGCCGCCATGCACTACACCGGCATGCTGGCGCTGGAGCTGCCCGCCCACATCGACTGGTCGCCTGCCACCGTCATTGCCTCCGTGCTGCTGGGCTGCGTGTTCGGCGCGATCGCGCTCGCTGTGGCCAGCGGCGGCGACCGGTTCGGCCGCGCCGCGATCGCCGCGGTGCTCCTGACGGTTGCGATCGTCTCGCATCATTTCACCGCGATGGGCGCGGTCACGCTGGTGCCCGACCCGACGCTCGAGATCGACGGGCTGACGATCTCGCCGGCGGTGCTCTCCTTCCTGGTCGCCGGCGCCGCCGTCGTCATCCTCGTCATTTCGCTCTCCGCGGCGGTGATGGACCGCCGCACCAAGAGCGTGTTGCGCCAGCAAAAGATCCTGCTCGACACCGCGCTGGAGAACATGTCGCAGGGGCTGTGCATGTTCGACGCCGAAGGCCGCATCCTGCTGTTCAACGAACGCTGCGCCGCCCTGATGGGCGCCTCGGTCGGCGGCTTCAAGGACCGCCTGCTGCTCGACCTGCTGCGGCATCAGAAGGCCGCGGGCCTGTGGGAGGGCGATCCCGAGCAATTCTTCGCCACGATGCTCGCCGAGGCGCACGCGGGCCAGACCGTCACGCGCATCTTCAGCTGGAAGGAGCGCTCGATCCGGATGGTCGATCAGCCGATGAAGGGCGGCGGCTGGGTTTCGACCTTCGAGGACATCACCGAGTGGCAGCGCGCCCAGGAGCAGATCTCCCACATGGCGCGTCATGACGCGCTCACCGACCTGCCCAACCGGACGCTGTTCCGCGAAGAGCTCGATCGCGCGCTGCACCTCGTCAAGCGCGGCGATCGCCTCGCGGTGCTTTGCCTCGATCTCGATCATTTCAAGGAGATCAACGATTCACTCGGCCATCCGATCGGCGATGCGCTGCTCGGCGAGGTCGCCGCGCGGCTTTCCGGCTGCCTGCGTGAAAACGACACCGTCGCGCGCCTCGGCGGCGACGAATTCGCCATCGTGCAACTGTGCGGCGGCCGCGAGTCGTCGGAAGCGGCCGCGCTTGCCGGCCGCATCGTGGAGGTCATTGCCGCGCCCTACGAGATCGGGGGCCACCAGATCGTGATCGGCGTCAGCGTCGGCATTTCGCTCGCGCCCGACGACGGCAACAATCCGGACGAGCTGTTGAAGAACGCCGATCTCGCGCTGTATCGCGCCAAGGCCGATGGCCGCGGCACCTACCGCTTCTTCGAAGCCGGAATGGATGCCCGCGCCCAGGCGCGCCGGCTGCTCGAGCTCGACTTCCGCGTCGCGCTGCAGCGCGACGAGTTCGAGGTCTACTATCAGCCGATTCGCGACGTCGCGACCGGCGACATGGTGGTATTCGAGGCGCTGGTCCGCTGGAACCATGCCCAGCGCGGCCAGATCGCGCCGTCGAACTTCATCCCGCTCGCGGAGGAGACCGGCCTGATCCTGCAGCTTGGCGACTGGGTGCTGCGCACCGCCTGCCACGAGGCCGCCGGCTGGTCGCAGGAGGTCGGCGTTGCCGTCAACCTTTCGCCGGTGCAGTTCAGGAACCCGAACCTGGTGTCTTCGGTGATGGCCGTGCTCGATGAATCGGGCCTGCCGGCGCAACGGCTCGAGCTGGAGATCACGGAATCGGTTCTGCTGCAGAACAGCGAGACGACGCTCGCGATGCTGCATGAGCTGCGGGCGAACGGCGTCCGGATCTCGCTCGACGATTTCGGCACCGGCTATTCGTCGCTGAGCTATCTGCGCAGCTTTCCGTTCGACAAGATCAAGATCGATCGCTCCTTCGTGAACGATCTCACCTCCGACAGCGATTCGATGGCGATCGTCCGCGCGGTGACGGGGCTCGGCAAGAGCCTCGGGATCACGACGACGGCGGAGGGTGTCGAGACTGCGGCCCAGCTCGAACTGCTGCGCCGCGAGGGCTGCACCCAGGCGCAGGGCTATCTGTTCAGCAAGCCGCGGCCGGCGTCCGAGGTCGAGGCGATGCTGTCACGCAGTCCGGTCGCCCGACAGGCGGGGCCTGAGGGGACCTTGCGACCTCACGCCTTGCGGAGCGCGAAATAG
- a CDS encoding MFS transporter yields MQSASFKLQDPELRPATAASPPGAAQAAPTGRIASSLTLAAMSLGYGVVQLDVTIVNTALDAIGRSLGGGVAELQWVVNAYTIAFASFILTAGALGDRVGAKRIFIAGFAIFTAASLACALAPNAVILIAARALQGLGAAILVPNSLALLNHAYGDDKARGRAVGIWAAGASLALTAGPLIGGALIALVGWRSIFLVNLPIGLIGLTLAWRYASETTASPQREVDLPGQIAAIAALGSLAGAIIAGGAAGWTNPWVRAGLAVSAVAAALFVVRERHAAQPMLPLTLFRHRMFALTSAVGLLVNIAFYGLIFVFSLYFQRVNGWSPFATGLAFLPMMGAVLPVNLVAARVSERIGAAPTIALGAGVAAAGCMALLFIAPGTSYWAIGCQLVVIGGGLGLLVPPLTSTALGSVEKSRSGIAAGVLNATRQTGSVLGVALFGSLIGQSAAFTSGAHQSLIISALLLIMAAAVIGVGAQRAPAR; encoded by the coding sequence ATGCAGAGCGCTTCATTCAAGCTCCAGGACCCCGAACTTCGTCCGGCGACCGCGGCGAGCCCGCCCGGCGCCGCTCAGGCTGCGCCCACGGGCCGGATCGCGAGCTCGCTCACGCTCGCCGCCATGAGCCTCGGCTATGGCGTGGTGCAGCTCGACGTCACCATCGTCAACACCGCGCTCGATGCCATCGGCCGCTCGCTCGGCGGCGGCGTCGCCGAGCTGCAATGGGTGGTCAACGCCTACACGATCGCGTTCGCATCCTTCATTCTCACCGCCGGCGCGCTCGGCGACCGCGTCGGCGCCAAGCGGATTTTCATCGCCGGCTTCGCCATCTTCACCGCGGCCTCGCTCGCCTGCGCGCTGGCGCCGAACGCCGTGATCCTGATTGCGGCGCGGGCGCTGCAGGGACTGGGCGCCGCGATCCTGGTGCCGAACTCGCTCGCGCTGCTCAACCACGCCTATGGCGACGACAAGGCGCGCGGCCGCGCCGTCGGCATCTGGGCCGCAGGCGCGAGCCTCGCGCTGACCGCGGGGCCGCTGATCGGCGGCGCGCTGATCGCACTGGTCGGCTGGCGCTCGATCTTTCTCGTCAACCTGCCGATCGGCCTGATCGGCCTGACCCTTGCCTGGCGCTATGCGAGCGAAACCACCGCCTCGCCGCAGCGCGAGGTCGATCTGCCCGGCCAGATCGCCGCCATTGCCGCGCTCGGCTCGCTCGCCGGCGCGATCATCGCAGGCGGCGCTGCGGGCTGGACCAATCCGTGGGTGCGCGCAGGTCTCGCCGTGTCGGCCGTCGCTGCGGCGCTGTTTGTCGTCCGCGAGCGGCACGCCGCGCAACCGATGCTGCCGCTCACGCTGTTCCGCCACCGCATGTTCGCGCTGACGTCGGCGGTCGGCCTGCTCGTCAACATCGCCTTCTACGGGCTGATCTTCGTGTTCAGCCTGTATTTCCAGCGCGTCAACGGCTGGTCGCCGTTCGCGACCGGATTGGCGTTCCTGCCGATGATGGGCGCGGTGCTGCCGGTCAACCTGGTCGCCGCGCGGGTCAGCGAGCGCATCGGCGCCGCGCCGACCATCGCGCTCGGCGCGGGCGTCGCTGCGGCCGGCTGCATGGCGCTACTCTTCATCGCGCCCGGCACCAGCTATTGGGCGATCGGCTGCCAGCTCGTGGTGATCGGCGGCGGGCTCGGGCTCCTGGTGCCGCCGTTGACTTCGACCGCGCTCGGCAGCGTGGAGAAGTCGCGCTCCGGAATCGCCGCCGGCGTGCTCAACGCGACGCGCCAGACCGGCAGCGTGCTGGGCGTCGCGTTGTTCGGCTCGCTGATCGGCCAGTCCGCCGCCTTCACGTCCGGCGCGCATCAATCCCTGATCATTTCGGCGCTGCTGTTGATCATGGCGGCAGCCGTGATCGGCGTCGGTGCCCAACGCGCACCGGCGCGCTGA
- a CDS encoding ferritin-like domain-containing protein — MGLFTRDIKTMNDLFIHQLQDIYYAEQQLVKALPKMADKASDKQLKQDFLTHLDETKVHVQRLEQVFQMHGAQVKAVDCPAIDGIIEEADEVTGEVADKAVLDAALINAAQAAEHYEIARYGSLIAWARQLGRTDCASILQKTLDEEKKCDQKLTSLAEGKVNLRAAS, encoded by the coding sequence ATGGGACTATTTACCCGTGACATCAAGACCATGAATGACCTGTTCATCCATCAATTGCAGGACATCTATTACGCCGAGCAGCAGCTCGTGAAGGCGTTGCCGAAAATGGCCGACAAGGCCAGCGACAAGCAGCTCAAGCAGGACTTTCTGACCCATCTCGACGAAACCAAGGTGCATGTCCAGCGCCTGGAACAGGTGTTCCAGATGCACGGTGCGCAGGTGAAGGCCGTCGACTGCCCGGCCATCGACGGCATCATCGAGGAAGCCGACGAGGTGACCGGCGAAGTCGCCGACAAGGCAGTGCTGGACGCGGCCCTGATCAACGCCGCGCAAGCCGCCGAACATTACGAGATCGCGCGCTATGGCAGCCTGATCGCCTGGGCGCGGCAGCTCGGCCGCACCGACTGCGCGAGCATCCTGCAGAAGACGCTCGACGAGGAAAAGAAGTGTGACCAGAAGTTGACGTCGCTGGCGGAAGGCAAGGTCAACCTGCGCGCCGCGAGCTGA
- a CDS encoding YbhN family protein yields MQGLLTALKRGFKERIGWKRLGIVASLLIISFAIATLWRTLKGVDAAVILTALTEIPHHRIGLAALCVVCAFCTLTFYDFFALRTIGKKHVPYRIAALSSFTSYSIGHNIGATVFTGGAIRFRIYSDYGLNAIDVAKICFLSGLTFWLGNLFVLGFGMAYHPDAASAMDLLPPAMNRLIALGCLAGIGAYLVWLVTGTERRKLGQNGWTVVLPSARLTLLQILIGVVDLGFCALAMYLLMPDQPGIDFVSLAVVFILATLLGFASHAPGSLGVFDAAMLVALPEFSKEQLLATLLVFRVLYFVIPFAIAISIMGMRELWLNVVRPWQKRRKVNETFPRAATPATAIPQPVERLEPVKRLKSRA; encoded by the coding sequence ATGCAAGGACTGCTGACCGCGCTCAAGCGTGGTTTCAAGGAACGGATCGGCTGGAAGCGGCTCGGCATCGTCGCAAGCCTCCTCATCATCAGCTTCGCGATCGCCACGCTGTGGCGCACGCTCAAGGGCGTCGATGCTGCGGTGATCCTGACCGCGCTCACCGAGATTCCGCACCATCGCATTGGTCTGGCGGCGCTGTGCGTGGTGTGCGCGTTCTGCACGCTGACCTTCTATGATTTCTTCGCGCTGCGCACGATCGGCAAGAAGCACGTGCCCTACCGCATCGCGGCGCTGTCCAGCTTCACCAGCTATTCGATCGGCCACAATATCGGCGCCACCGTCTTCACCGGCGGCGCGATCCGCTTCCGGATCTATTCGGACTATGGGCTGAACGCGATCGACGTCGCGAAAATCTGCTTCCTCTCCGGCCTCACCTTCTGGCTCGGCAACCTGTTCGTGCTCGGCTTCGGCATGGCCTACCACCCGGACGCGGCGTCCGCGATGGACCTTTTGCCCCCCGCGATGAACCGGCTGATTGCGCTCGGCTGCCTTGCCGGGATCGGCGCCTATCTGGTCTGGCTCGTGACCGGCACCGAGCGGCGCAAGCTCGGCCAGAACGGCTGGACGGTGGTGCTGCCCTCGGCGCGGCTGACGCTGCTGCAGATCCTGATCGGCGTGGTCGATCTCGGCTTCTGCGCGCTCGCGATGTACCTGCTGATGCCGGACCAGCCGGGCATCGACTTCGTCTCGCTTGCGGTCGTATTCATCCTGGCGACGCTGCTCGGTTTCGCCAGCCATGCCCCCGGCAGCCTCGGCGTGTTCGATGCCGCAATGCTGGTCGCGCTGCCCGAGTTCAGCAAGGAACAGTTGCTCGCGACCCTGCTTGTGTTCCGCGTTCTCTATTTCGTGATCCCGTTCGCGATCGCGATTTCGATCATGGGCATGCGCGAACTCTGGCTCAACGTGGTGCGGCCGTGGCAGAAGCGGCGCAAGGTGAACGAGACGTTCCCGCGGGCCGCGACGCCAGCGACGGCGATACCGCAGCCGGTGGAGCGGCTCGAGCCGGTCAAGCGGCTGAAATCGCGGGCGTGA